In Paenibacillus sonchi, the genomic stretch CCTTCCGCCGGCAGTAGAGGACTCTACCCGCTGCACCAGACTGCTGTCCGCGTAATCATCACCGTCCAGAAACAGCACATAGTCGCCGCTAGCGGCGGCCAGCCCTGTATTTCTGGCGGCACTCACCCCGCCATTGGCCGTCCGGATCAGCTTCGCCTTCAGAATGGGGTGGCGCGCGAGCATCTCTTCCGCAACCTGGGCCGTACGGTCCCTGGAGCCGTCATCCACCAGAATCAGCTCGAACCGTTTCTCGCTCTGATTCAGGAGTGAATTCAGCAAGGGCTCGACATAATGTTCTAAATTGTACATGGGAACTACAATGCTTAGGCTCATGCGGCCACTCCCTTCCTGAAGTAGTGATCGGTTATCCCGCAGTCTGTCTGGAGAAGATTTCTTTCAGTCCTTTTTTGTAGCCTTTGATGGCCGCGACATTCTTTTTGGGCTGTTCCCGGAGGATGAGATAAAGTGTGGTCCAGACAAGAGCAAGATATCCGATAGGCCCTGATTTCTTGTCCTTCAGCAGATACACATGGTTCAGCACCCGGGTATAAGCCACGTCTTCAAGGTTGTCCCTGGAGGCCGGTGACTCGTGATGCAGAAGCTTCAGTTCGGGATTGATGTAGAGGGGGCCGGATTTTTGGGCGATGCGTGACATCAGAATGTCTTCGCCGACGCTGTAGCTTTTGAGCCAGGGCACGGGTCCCAGATCCTTAATGGCCTCCTTCTTGAACGACATGTTGCAGCCGTGCTGGAATTCGGTCTTGAAGATCTTCCTCGCCTTATGCCAATTGTACATGGAGCCTGCTTGGCCGCTTAGAGAGAGCTTGCCGCTCGATAGAGATTGCTGGAAGGACAGCAGACAGCGGATTGTGCCAAGGAAGCTGTTGCTCATCCCGATGGCAATACCGCCAACCCCTGCGCAGTTTGGATAGTCGAGGTAGGTTTGGATCAATGTGGACAGATAATGTCCGGGGATTTCAACGTCATCGTCAAGGAAGAGGATCTTATCCATCGTGGACAGTTCCACCGCCTTGATCCGTGACAGCCATAATCCCCGGTCCGTCTTGCTGTGATAAATAAAAGAATAACCGCATGCGGTCAATAACGTTTCGAATTCGCTTAGAATTTCTTTGGGTATGTCGCCGTCATCTATAATGATAACCTCGATGGGGGAGGTCCGGCCTATGTCCTGTTTGGTGATAGAATGAATGCACCGTGTCAGGTCCTGTACCCGATTCCTCGTGCAGATAACCACTGACAATCCTTGCATATACTCCACTCCCTTATCCATTTCTCCCATTCTATATTTGGTATGATAACCTGGGATTATAAGCTAACTTAAGCTTACTATTGGCAGAGAAAGGTTGTATATACTACTTTAGTTTACTTATTGGCAGCCACGGTTCGGCGGGTCAAAGGCCTGGATTTTGATGATTAAGTGGTTCTGGGACCAGGCGGAGGTTTTCTTTGAGTAATTAGTAATAGTTTTTTTTGATAATTAACATAAAATTCTATAAATTCGACATAAACTGCAGTGCGCAAAAATCCGATACAGTAAATATAGGCATTTTTTCATACAAATCCAGGGAGGGACGCAAAAGTCAAGGGTAAACAGGATGGACATCTTAGAAAAATGGGGCTGAATTTGTGAAATTCAAAAAGGGTTCAAGACATTTGATCGTGGCATTAATTTTGATCCTGATCGTTAGTAATTTTTACGGTATACCGTACATTGCGCAAGCACAGACATCAGGCCCATTCGATACAGTAATGGAGGACACGCTGGAGCCTGCCGGGCAATCGGTTTCAGTCATTAACAGTAACGGGATTGGCATTACCGAAGTAGATAATACCAACGGACAATGGCAGTACAGCGCAGGAGGGAACTTCTGGTTGTCCATTGTGGCACCGGATCCCGGCAAGATTGCAGTGTTCGGCAGGGATGTGATGATCCGTTTTGTACCAAAGAAGGATTGGAACGGAACCGCACAAATCCGGTATCGGGGATGGCTTTCTTCAGGGGAGTACAGCAGTAATTATGTAAATGTAAATGCTGAATATGCCGGAGATGCCGCAAGTTATAGTGAATCGGAACAAGCTGCGCAGATTGAAGTTACACCGGTTAATGATAAACCTTATATTT encodes the following:
- a CDS encoding glycosyltransferase family A protein, which gives rise to MQGLSVVICTRNRVQDLTRCIHSITKQDIGRTSPIEVIIIDDGDIPKEILSEFETLLTACGYSFIYHSKTDRGLWLSRIKAVELSTMDKILFLDDDVEIPGHYLSTLIQTYLDYPNCAGVGGIAIGMSNSFLGTIRCLLSFQQSLSSGKLSLSGQAGSMYNWHKARKIFKTEFQHGCNMSFKKEAIKDLGPVPWLKSYSVGEDILMSRIAQKSGPLYINPELKLLHHESPASRDNLEDVAYTRVLNHVYLLKDKKSGPIGYLALVWTTLYLILREQPKKNVAAIKGYKKGLKEIFSRQTAG